One region of Choristoneura fumiferana chromosome 3, NRCan_CFum_1, whole genome shotgun sequence genomic DNA includes:
- the Cog6 gene encoding conserved oligomeric Golgi complex subunit 6, protein MESLYNNPVRKRINKIFDSHILTDNSEALNTISGLCSSNSSNTRRMLVNEIEKRDMLVNKTISIEYNKVKEKLQVLLDSLSSLDSAVKDMSNKLHDSKTKTHHLIAQTTKLKDEKKKAEKKLVWVDAFVKNFHISTEQNEYIYNVSVKTPLTGDFFGTLTQIEKLNDNCKTLVKCWYQTSAFDIMEIIGIQQEVAIEKLYHWTTGACRSTDAPNNALVPRALAKLQYRQVLFSNIIDEYCTARKATIVQLFIDALTKGADSGSKPIEFYANDPKRYIGDILTWVYQILPIEKENLAILLKLCDLPDKNEQITEALTSITEAICPLLKIRAELILKPDKDPLVLWSISNLINYYKEVIQAVVPKGHLIDTFTELLRKSEEVFVMTLDSKIQKELSHGVKAPPSDLNPSIVVTNLVSFLRDLLAIMNATNNINNLDKRIIITHILDPLLHAINETACHLSSTDMSVYTLNCMYHIQCTLSLHTIMDEYNERLQAQSEAQIDTLTSEQASYLVANLNLGPIYTILQEKTSGPLSAIPGMDTTTLKMFLNKFDMFIVSPDVYMLQQLNLLLSHNHKVCVKKRSFEVILAIYGQLYEAVNSPANGYVNPEDIVKRTPDEVSKLLM, encoded by the coding sequence ATTTCTGGATTATGTTCGTCTAATTCCTCCAACACCCGACGAATGCTTGTAAATGAAATTGAAAAGAGGGATATGTTAGTAAATAAAACTATATCAATTGAATACAACAAAGTGAAAGAAAAACTACAGGTATTGTTAGATTCCCTAAGTTCTTTAGACTCGGCAGTCAAAGACATGTCTAACAAGTTACATGACTCTAAAACGAAAACGCACCATCTAATAGCACAAACTACGAAATTGAAGGATGAAAAAAAGAAGGCCGAGAAGAAATTAGTCTGGGTGGATGCGTTTGTCaaaaattttcatatttctacAGAGCAAAATGAATATATTTACAATGTTTCTGTGAAAACCCCACTTACTGGCGATTTTTTTGGTACATTGACTCAAATCGAAAAACTAAATGATAACTgcaaaacattagtaaaatgTTGGTATCAGACATCAGCATTTGATATAATGGAGATAATAGGCATCCAGCAAGAGGTAGCCATTGAGAAGCTCTACCACTGGACGACGGGCGCCTGCCGCAGCACTGATGCCCCTAACAATGCCTTGGTGCCGAGAGCTTTGGCCAAGCTTCAGTACAGACAAGTCCTTTTTTCTAACATAATTGATGAGTACTGTACAGCTCGAAAAGCTACCATTGTACAACTATTTATAGATGCTCTCACTAAGGGAGCAGACAGTGGTTCCAAGCCTATAGAGTTTTATGCTAATGATCCTAAAAGATACATAGGAGACATATTAACATGGGTTTACCAGATTTTACCCATAGAGAAAGAAAATTTAGCAATATTGTTGAAACTTTGTGATCTACCAGACAAAAATGAACAAATAACCGAGGCATTGACAAGCATTACTGAGGCAATCTGTCCTTTGTTAAAAATCAGAGCTGAGCTTATATTAAAACCAGACAAGGACCCATTAGTGCTGTGGTCTATCTCTAATTTGATAAACTACTATAAAGAAGTCATTCAGGCTGTAGTACCTAAGGGGCACTTGATTGACACCTTTACAGAACTGCTCCGAAAGAGTGAAGAAGTATTTGTTATGACTTTAGATAGCAAGATTCAAAAAGAATTAAGCCATGGGGTAAAGGCTCCACCTTCAGACCTAAATCCATCTATTGTTGTAACTAATTTAGTGAGTTTCTTGAGAGATTTGCTTGCTATAATGAATGCTACAAATAACATCAACAATCTGGATAAAAGAATTATAATCACTCATATACTTGACCCTCTATTGCACGCTATCAATGAAACCGCCTGCCATCTGAGCTCCACTGACATGTCTGTTTACACATTGAACTGCATGTACCATATTCAATGCACTTTATCACTGCATACAATCATGGATGAATATAATGAAAGGCTGCAAGCTCAGTCTGAAGCTCAAATAGATACACTGACATCAGAACAGGCAAGTTACCTTGTAGCAAATTTAAACCTGGGACCTATATACACTATCTTACAAGAAAAGACAAGTGGTCCCTTATCTGCTATTCCAGGCATGGACACCACaacattaaaaatgtttctgaATAAGTTTGATATGTTCATAGTATCTCCCGATGTGTACATGCTACaacaattaaatttacttttaagtCACAACCACAAGGTGTGTGTTAAGAAGCGATCATTTGAAGTAATACTGGCTATTTATGGCCAACTATATGAAGCTGTTAACAGTCCAGCTAATGGCTATGTTAACCCTGAAGATATTGTCAAAAGGACACCAGATGAAGTCAGCAAACTTcttatgtaa